One Spinacia oleracea cultivar Varoflay chromosome 4, BTI_SOV_V1, whole genome shotgun sequence DNA segment encodes these proteins:
- the LOC130471657 gene encoding protein FAR1-RELATED SEQUENCE 5-like: MEDYGIFGDIVVFDTTYRTNRYNLICAPIVGINNHWNNCMFGCAFIGDEKIESFVWLLQTFKKSMGGKSPISIFTDQDAAMNNAINQVFPDSRHRLCVWHLHQNAITRFGALKRDPTFKKTFNYCLYKCVIVVEFETNRRSMLQQYELIGEEWLTNVYDLREKWCPALSKDFFSAGIFSSQRSESTNHAIEFRANRTTSLTDFYRLFKGTIQRWRSTEKQAEFSCSKSVPSSALPLSGLLKHASEVYTLSLFRDFEEEFGYSIATTAKLIWKQENTEFYVVSIDEEPWSAQRVTYIHESQTVSCTCKNFEASGWLCYHCIRILHLHSVNRIPEQYIKKRWTKSAKSSVWNKLENEKPEEVQYTPWRQTMARKYYNLILKSQSNEETRTLMEDGYAASVSLVDELLASLNVSNTDDASTTETSETSAPETSATAAPETNATTAYETNSAPAGTHATITSDTSVQQATSSEPATNTATEPPMVLDPERCTTKGRNKRPRGPFVKKKKGKTAAPPTADFGTITPNLRLF, from the exons ATGGAAGACTATGGAATTTTCGGAGATATAGTGGTTTTTGACACAACCTATAGAACAAACAGGTATAACCTAATTTGTGCTCCAAtagttggaataaacaaccactgGAACAATTGCATGTTTGGTTGTGCATTCATAGGAGATGAAAAGATTGAGTCGTTTGTGTGGCTTCTacaaactttcaaaaagtcaatGGGAGGAAAAAGTCCAATATCAATCTTTACAGATCAAGATGCAGCAATGAACAATGCCATCAATCAG GTCTTTCCAGATTCAAGACATAGATTATGTGTATGGCATTTGCATCAGAATGCTATTACCAGATTTGGGGCATTGAAACGAGATCCAACTTTTAAGAAGACATTCAACTATTGCTTGTATAAGTGTGTCATAGTAGTTGAATTTGAAACCAATCGGAGATCAATGCTGCAACAATATGAGCTGATAGGGGAAGAGTGGTTAACAAATGTATACGATTTGAGAGAAAAATGGTGCCCTGCGCTAAGCAAAGACTTCTTTTCAGCTGGGATTTTTTCTTCACAACGAAGTGAAAGCACTAATCACGCCATCGAATTTAGAGCAAACAGAACAACAAGTTTAACTGATTTCTATAGATTGTTCAAAGGTACAATACAACGTTGGAGAAGTACAGAAAAGCAAGCTGAATTCTCTTGTAGTAAATCGGTTCCATCCTCGGCTTTACCACTATCTGGATTGCTGAAACATGCATCAGAAGTTTACACGTTGTCACTATTCAGAGACTTTGAGGAGGAATTTGGATATTCAATTGCAACAACAGCAAAATTAATTTGGAAACAAG AAAATACTGAGTTCTATGTTGTGTCTATTGATGAAGAACCTTGGTCTGCACAGAGAGTAACATACATCCACGAGAGCCAAACAGTATCATGTACGTGTAAAAACTTTGAAGCTTCGGGATGGTTGTGCTACCACTGCATTAGGATATTGCACCTTCATTCGGTTAACCGGATTCCAGAACAGTACATCAAAAAGAGGTGGACAAAATCTGCCAAGTCATCAGTTtggaataaattagaaaatgaaaaacCAGAAGAGGTGCAGTACACACCTTGGCGCCAAACCATGGCTAGGAAATACTACAACCTTATCTTGAAAAGCCAGTCAAATGAGGAGACAAGAACCCTTATGGAGGATGGTTATGCCGCTAGTGTGTCTCTGGTTGATGAACTTCTAGCGTCATTAAATGTTTCAAACACTGACGACGCTTCAACCACAGAAACAAGTGAAACATCAGCACCTGAAACAAGTGCAACAGCAGCACCTGAAACAAATGCAACAACAGCATATGAAACAAACTCAGCACCAGCAG GTACTCATGCAACAATAACAAGTGATACAAGTGTACAACAAGCAACAAGTTCTGAACCTGCAACAAACACAGCAACTGAACCTCCTATGGTGTTGGATCCTGAACGTTGCACAACAAAAGGAAGGAACAAAAGACCACGAGGACCGTTTGTCAAAAAGAAGAAGGGAAAAACTGCAGCGCCTCCAACAGCAGACTTTGGAACAATAACTCCAAATTTGAGATTATTTTGA
- the LOC110800614 gene encoding uncharacterized protein: protein MNSEGRYEVVNHVIMHNHDLTRSQWHYLHRSERQITEEKREAIETMQKSGLSSTASFNYMAIEAGGEENLGHSKKDHLNYCTRLKMKQIEGGDAQAVTDIMY from the exons ATGAATTCTGAAGGCAGATATGAGGTTGTTAATCACGTGATAATGCACAACCATGATTTAACTAGAAGTCAATGGCACTACTTGCATAGATCTGAAAGGCAAATAACGGAAGAGAAGAGGGAGGCAATTGAAACTATGCAAAAATCTG GTCTGTCATCCACGGCTTCCTTTAACTACATGGCAATTGAAGCTGGAGGTGAAGAAAATTTAGGACACTCGAAGAAAGACCATCTAAATTACTGCACGAggttaaaaatgaagcaaatagAAGGAGGTGATGCACAAGCAGTAACTGACATAATGTATTAA